One Bacillota bacterium genomic window, GCAATTTCACTAATGTTCTCGGAACCTCCGTATATCTCGAGGCATTTACCTCTTACCACCTTGGGTATAGTGCGACCATCGGCATCTGCATGACTCTTATTTTGCTGATCATGGCTGTTATCTATTTTCGCACTACTTTCACAAGGAGCGTGATGAGTCGATGAACATAGGGCGAAGAGTAACAGTATATCGTTCAAGTAACACATGGCTTACGCGCAAGAAAAACATTCTTGATGGCTTGATCGTAATTACAACATTCACGCTTCTCGCTATCATGCTCTTTCCTTTCCTTTGGATATTTGTTACATCTCTCAAACCCGAGCGGGAACTCTTCTCGGCCTCTTTAGCCCTAAACGTCAAAAGCATAACCCTCGTAAATTATATGGGACTTTGGGAAGCCGGTTTCGCGCGCTTCTTCATGAATAGTTTGTTTGTCTGCACTGTCGCCGTGATTATCTCAACATTTTTAGCTGTGCTTGCCGCCTATGCTTTTTCCAGAATGCATTTTCGGGGTAAACAAAGCCTGCTAACGACGATAGCGGCAAGCCAGATGTTCCCGTGGGTAGTCCTTATAACACCCATCTATGTCCTCTTCTGGAAGCTAAGGTTCATAAACACTTATCGCGGCCTGATTCTTTCGTATATCGCCATTACCTTGCCTTACTCTATCTATCTGCTTTTAGGGTATTTTAACGCGATCTCAAAGGAGCTTGACGATGCCGCAAGTATCGACGGTTGCTCGACACTAGGAACCATATTCCGCGTAATCTTACCAGTATCCACCCCAGGCTTAGTAGCTACTGCCACCTATTCCTTTGTTCAAGCCTGGAATGAGTTCCTATTTGCCCTGACCTTTATGACTCGTACCGAGCTAAAAACGCTCCCGGTGGGATTAGCTAGCTTCTTTGGAGAGTACACGACGGAATGGGGAAAAGCCATGGCCGCCTCTGCCATCACCACCATTCCCACTGTTCTTTTCTTTCTACTAATTCAGCGGCACCTCATATCGGGGCTTACGGCTGGGTCGCTCAAAAGCTGAGGCCTTGAGGGTTTCAACGTATCCTACGCACCTTGAAGCAAAAAGCATGGTAAATTCGAAGGAATTTTGCTTTGTGTGTAGAATATAATTTATGAAATATTTCAAAACACAATCCCGTTGATTCCATTAGATACTTTTACATACTTAATGATAAAGCGTTTTAGGTTATTTAAACTGGGCCAGATATCTGTATAAGGATATTGTGTTTGGGCAGCCGGTTGGATGAAGGTCTTCGTTAACCGCTAAGTCAGCGAACTACTAGAGAAGGCGGAAAATAAGGCTGTAGGGAAAAGAGGTGAGCCAGAGAGTTCAAATCAAAATGTAGCTCTGAGATTGATTTCTAAAACCATAATACTTACGAGGTGAGACAATTGTTGATTATTAACAAAACAACCAGGCGACTCTTTCTAGTCCTGCTCTTGTTGGAGTTCGGCATTGCGTTGCTGGTCAGTACTTTTGTCTTTGCAAAAAGCGAGGAACCAATTAATGTCGCTATTCACGAATCTCCGTGGTTGCCTGCATATAAGCAACTAGTGGCGGCTTACGAAGCAGAGACAGGTGGAAAGATCAAGCTTTTAACCTTTACCCACTCAACGTTGTATGATAAGGAGATAGCCGCTGTAACCCAGAAGAGTGACATCTTTGATATCATGCACTTAGATGACTCCTGGATTCCCTTCATGATGGGAGGACACTATGTGACTCCGTTAAAGGAGATCGATGCCTCTTTCGAACTTGATAGAGAGGTCATTGAATACAAGTACTCAACGCGGTTTTCACATGAGAAAAATTATACGACAGCAGATGGAATTCTCTATGGCATTCCCGTTACTGGTAATATGCAGCTTTTCTTCTACCTCGGAGAGAAATTCAAAGAAGCGGGGTTAACCACTCCTCCAGGGACCTGGGATGATGTAATTAATGCAGCGAAAAAGCTATATAAGCCGCCATCTATGTATGGGTATGCTACAATTACCGTTGCCAGGATCCAAGCTGTCTACTTCTGGATGCCAGTTTTGCGGGCCTTTGGTGGCGATATCTTCGCTAACCCGCCGAGCGATTGGACGGTGACCATTAACAGCGATGGAGCTCGAGAATCGCTGGAGTTTATAATCAACATGAAGAAGTATTCGCCACCCGGCATCGGCAATACGGGCCAACAGGACGCTCTGACCTATATGGCCAATGGACAATTAGCCCAATCCATCAATGTTACCGCCACCTACCCATTTGTTGATAAACCCGATTTCGCAGCCCAGCCCTATAAAGTCGACTTTGCGCCTATCCCGAGAGGTAAAAGTGGGAAGAGTTCGACCACATTAGGCAACTGGCTAGCAGTTATCCCTGTGACATCGAAACATAAAAAAGAAGCTCTCGAGTTTCTGAAATGGATTACTAGCAAAAAAGCCCAGATAATGTATGGAGAGGCTGGCGGTGTGCCAGTGCGCTGGGATGCTATAGCCGAATTGGCATCGAGACCAGAGCGCAAATACCGGTTTTTCCGTGCCCTCCTCCAAACCATTCCGTATGTCCAGGAGCGACCACGAATTCCAGAGTGGCCAAAGGTTGAGGATGCTATCGGTATTAACTTCCAAGATGCCGTGATCGAAAAGATCGGCGTGAAAGACGCGTTACGCAACATGGCCACCAAAATCTACTCGATCATGAAGGATGCCGGGTACCCCACAAAGATCGCTGAGAAGTAATCTAACTTCAGGCCTACCGCACCGGGAATAAATAATACGGGCGGTAGGCCTTCTATGAATTAGGTAAGGGAGAGGGAGCGGATGGCACCTACGTTTACGGAAAAGCAGTTGAAATACATTATGCTAATTCCACTAACTTTGCTCTTGATCAGCATGATTTTATACCCCCTTATCCAACTCGTGCTCGTCAGCATCGATTCCGGAAACATCGTCAAGCATCTGGGTCGCCTCGCTAAAGATGCAGAGTTTTGGGGTTCCGTAAAAACCACTCTGATTTTTGTAGTGTTCAGTGTCGCGCTCGAGTTTTTACTAGGCTTTGTAATGGCACTTCTAGTGTCCGATTTAGAGAGCACCTCGATTAGGGCGATCCTCCTCTTGCCGATGCTGGTCGCACCGGCCGCAGCAGGGTTGATCTGGCGCATTATGTTCCAGCCAATGTTTGGGATCATTAATCTCATACTGCAAGCGCTACACCTACCGCCCCAAGGCTGGCTCGCCGATCCCAAGCTGGCTCTGCCTTCGGTCATCCTCGTAGACGTATGGCAATGGACTGCTTTTGTCTATCTAATTTTGCTCGCCGGCCTGAAATCTATCCCCAAAGATCCCTACGAGGCAGCCCGCATTGACGGAGCCAGCAGTTGGCAGATGTTGCGGCATGTCACTTTGCCTCTCCTAAAACCAACTATCTACGTTGCGCTATTGTTCCGATCAATGGATGCATTTAAAGCGCTAGACAAATTCATCACTTTGACAGATGGAGGACCAGGTCAGGCAACCGAAGTTTTGGCGCTTCATATTTACAAGGTCTCATTTCGATTCTTGGAAATGGGCTACGGAGCCCTACTGGCCATTGTCGCGGTTATCTTTGTAATTATCTTCAACGAATCGTTTACCAGAGCGTTTAACCTGAGAGCAACCAGGTGAACATGCAAGGGGAGTGGAGTAATCCATGAAGACTCGTATGAGACTTATCTTGATAATCGTTATTTTGTTTACGATCTTCCCGTTTTTTTGGATCGTCATTACTTCTTTCAAACTGACGAAGGATATCATGACGAATGAGATTTTCTCTAAACCAACGCTGAAGAACTATTTAGTCATTTTCGCACCCAGATCTCCGTTTCCCCGGTATCTGTTAAATAGTTTCGTGACCGCAGTGGTTTCCACGCTATTAAGCATCTTTACCGGTGTGCTTGCCTCCTATAGCCTTTCTCGGTTCAGGTACGCAATTCGGGTTGATACATATATTCTAGCATTTCTGTTATTCACTCGTATGATCTTTCCCGTTGCTCTCGCCATCCCATTTTATGCTCTGATGCAGATGCTGGGCCTTTATGACACCGTCTTGGCTTTGATATTAGTAAATACGGCCGTCAACGTTCCCTTCGCTATCTGGATGCTGAAAGCATTCTTCGATGAATTCCCCGAGAATATCGAGGACGCCGCCAAAGTGGATGGCTGCTCGACGTTGGGAGTCCTCGTGAAAATTGCTCTTCCACTTATCAAGCCAGGAATCGCAGCCGCTGCTATCTTTGTTTTCATGCTTAGCTGGAACGATTATCTTTTCGCAGCGACATTGACTACTTCGCCCCGAGCTATGACACTACCTATAGGCCTTGCCAATTTTATTCAGGAGAATATTGTCCAATGGGGCCCTATGAGTGCAGGTGCCGCTTTATTTACCGTACCTATATTTCTGTTTGCCTCCTTAGTACAGGAGCACTTGATCAAGGGATTCTCTCTGGGTTCTTTCAAAGGATAGAGATATTGCCTTCTACTAATCAAGACTGGGCATTGATAGGTTAATTAAAAATACTAAATAGCAGCTCTATTAAGGGGGAACTATTCGAAATGTACAACAAATATGGTAGAGCAGAATTTACGCCATCTAGTCTTGTAGTAGGTACCAAAGCAACTATATCATTAATTTATACGGTCGGTAAGTCAACCATCTGCCCAGGGGGAGGCATCAAGTGCGGATTTCTTCACAGAGAAAATTTTCCCCTATTACAAATCGATGACCCAACTGCGGGTAATTATATCTTCGCAATATGCTCCCGCCCGGAGACACAAGCTCTAGTCGTGAAAAATCGCCTTCGTAACGATTTTGAATACACCGAATTTACAGTGATTACATTTGGCGCTTCTTTATCTGAGGGAGACACTATCACCGTAATCTTTAAGGAATTCGATGTTCCCTTGATTACCCATAACAACAGGGTGCTGTTTTGGGTCGATGTAGACGGCTCCCGTAATTACAATAAACTCGGCAACCCACCGATCCTTAAATGGGTGGCAGATAAACCCAATAATTTGGTTGCTTATCTACCATCTGAGGCTCTGGTCAATGATCGGTTTTACCTTCATGTCAAGGTTATGGATCAGTTTGGCAATCCCGCAACATCTTACCGAGGTACCATAAAGTTCTCTTGTGATCAATCGGGCCTTAATTTACCCGAACCATATACCTTTACCGCAGCCGATGGGGGAGTCCACCACTTTGCGTCGTCTTTATATGCACAACAACCTGGATGGTACCGCATAACTATAATTGATGAAGAAAACAATCTACGGTGCCACAGTAACTTTATCCGTGTGGGAGCAAGCAATCCGGAATTCAACCGTTACTGGGGGGTTATCCACGGACAGACATTGATGAGTGACGGACTTGCTACACCTGATTTGTACTATCATTGGGGACGCGATGTCGAAAAACTAGATGTTTGTTCAGCTACGGACCACGACACGCACGCAACGCATCGAGAAATTGGGGGGGGCGGCGAGTATATTACTACGCCGTTCTGGCAAAAGCCGGACGATCCCTGGGCCATCCTACGCTACGAGGCAGATCGGTTTTACGAACCTGGGAAATTCGTAACCCTGCTCGGCTATGAGTGGACATCCGGGCACTGTTTCACCCCGGAAGGAATGGGTTTTGGGCATAAAAACATATACTACCTTAACGACGATGGCCCAATGTACTCGCATATTGACCCTGAATCAAACACTCCTGCCAAACTCTATAACTTATTAAGATACAAGGACGCAATTGTCGTGCCACATCATACATCTCGTCCCGTGAATCCAGAAGGGACTGGTCACCCTAATCCGTTGCTCAACCGTCCAGTCTCTGGTAATGACTGGCGGTATCATGATCCTGAAAAAGAAAGGCTCGTCGAAATTTATTCGCACTGGGGAAACAGTGAACTCCATGGTGGTCCGCGCCCGGTCATCGATTCCCAACCCGGAGGATATGTCCAAGAGGCCTTGGTTCGCGGCTATAAACTCGGTTTTATCGCCGGAAGCGACACTCATAAAAGTCGGCCGGGAGGCTATGTTGCATCAGATATGCGATATCCCCAGGGGGGGTTAACCTGTTTTCTAGCCAGAAACCTGACCCGCGAGGGGATTTTCGATTCCATGTATGCGCGACGGTGCTACGCAACCACTATAGCACGAATTTATCTCGATGTACGCGTGAACAATTTGCTGATGGGCGAGGAGACCAGAATACAAGAATCTGATTGCAAAGAGCGGTGCGTGCAGGTTACTGTCGCCGGCACAGACGACATTGACAAGATTGAAATCATCCGCAACAATCGCAATGTCTACATGTATCAGGGTGATGGCCCCCTGGCCGAGTTTACCTGGACTGACACAGACGACCTCAAAGGGATACTGTTTCAGTCTCTAGTAGATGACACTCAGTTGGTATTCTACTATGTACGAGTCACTCAAAGAGACGGAGAGATGGCCTGGTCGTCGCCCGTGTGGTTCCAAATCAAGTAAGCTTGCCTTGATGCCTTATCGGTTATATGTGTAATCCTACAGTGTAATCCTCTATCTTGAGCAGACCCCCTAAGCAGGAATTTCGGTGAAAAAGGGAAATATACATTAAGGGGTCTCTAAGGGGTCTCTTGTGCCATAGTTTCTGGAAGGTTGGGCGGTATTAGATGGATATGTCTACAGAAAATTTCATCCCCAAGTATCAACGATTAAAAAACTATATCAAAGGTCTAATCTCCAATGGTGAGATTAAACCCGGGGAAAAGATCCCCTCGCAGCGGGAACTGGTCGAGATGTTCCAGATCGGTCGGCTCACAGTTAGACAGGCGATTAGAGACTTGATTTACGAAGGATACCTTTCCAGCGAGCAAGGAGCGGGTACATTTGTAACTACACGAAAACCCGCGCAGGGTGGGCGCGCCTCAAAGCGTGTGGCCCTGTTATTCCCGGAGGACTCAGGCCAGTATCCCAATCCTCACTTCACAACTATTATTTCCGGCGCAAGTGCGGTCGCCAAAAAAGAGGAACTGGCAACCTTCTTTTTAAGCTTAAAAGAAGGAGAAAGTCTCGAAGATTCGGGATTACTTCGAACCCTGGACTCCCAAAGAGTGAATGGGGTTATTACCATCGGAGTTATCGATACCGGGGTTACAGACATTCTGCTTGAGAAAAACATCCCTTTTGTTGCCACTCTTAACCGTCCACAGCGAAGAGGGGCTTACTACGTTGGTACGGATAATATATATGGCATTCATCTAGCCGTTTCACACTTGTATAAGTTAGGGCATCGTCGGATTGGGATGATCGCGGCAGGCCGAGAGCCAAAATGGTCATATCTCGCTGAGCGTCTGGCCGGATATCGTAAGGTGATGAGAGAGTTAAATCTTGAAATACCAGAGGAATACGTTATCGATACATGGGAAGAGAGAGAGCTACTTAAGTACTTCTCGTGCGCTGATCGCCCCACCGCAGTTGTTGGAGGTACTGACCTGGCTGCTCTGCAAGCGCTACGAGTGTTAAACCAACTAGGTATCATCAACGAAGTCGCTGTAATTGGATATGGAGGTATTGAGCTGGGGGCTTACGCTCACCCACCTCTCACGACAATAGAAGAGCAATTTCGGAAGGTCGGCTCAATTGCCATGCAACAACTTGTGGCCTTGATGAATGGACAAACTTTAGTGAAGTCGACTGTCCTGATCAAGCCAAAGCTTCTAATCCGAGAATCATGTGGGTCGCCATTAAAATAAGAGTTGGGGATTTAAGGGAGTGGTCCAGGTGGGCGAAAGGAATAGGTGGAGTGCCGCCCGCCCTTATTGGGGGGATCTTCACAGCCATTGTAATATAAGTTATGGACATGGAACTCTTCAATATGCGTTAAGCATGGCCCGGGAACATTTAGACTTTTGCTCCGTTACTGGGCATGCGAGTTGGCCGGACATGCCGACGGACCGCAAAGAATATAGCCAGATCATCGACTATCATAGCAAGGGGTTTGCTAAGCTGAGATCCGACTGGCCCCGAATTGTTGAGGAGGTAAATCGCCATAATCGTGATGGCGAGTTTATCACCTTCTCAAGTTATGAGTGGCATTCTTTGGAATATGGTGACCACAACCTGTACTTTCCCGGAGAGGATGCCCCTCTTTTAGAAGCCTCTGATATAAACGGCTTGCATGCTATCTGCGAAGAATTTAACGCCTTTGTCATCCCGCATCATATTGGTTATCCCAAAGGCCTCAGGGGCGTGAATTGGGACGTCTTTTCTGAAACCCACAGCCCATTTGTGGAAATCTTCTCCATGCACGGGTGTGCAGAAAGTGATAGCGGTCCCTACCCTTACCTGCACGACATGGGGCCGAGGACAACGCAAAGCACGGCGGTTGGTGGTCTAAATGCTGGCCACAAATTCGGGTTCATCGGTTCAACCGATAACCATGCAGGGTACCCTGGTCATTACGGCGGAGGACGCGCGGCAGTCTATGCCGATGAGTTGACGAGGGAGAGTTTGTGGGAAGCTTTCCAAAAGCGCCGTGTATATGCCGTGACCGGCGATCGTATCCTTGTAAAACTTTGGGTGAACGATGGATTTATGGGGGAAGTCTTCGCCGACTCCACGTCTCCCAGGGAAATCGAAGTGGACATTCTTGCAAGTGATCGGATCGACTATGTCGAAGTGGTCAAAAACGGAAAACGGTTACAGAGAGGAGCTGACGTAGAGGCGCGGCGCCTCAGTCCGGATGCGTCGGGAGTCGTGCGGGCAAAACTCCGCATCGAATGGGGCTGGGGGGATAAACACCGTCCCATTCAGTGGCGGGGCGATTTCCAATTGGCCGATGGGCGGATCATTGATGTGGAACCTTGTTTTCGAGGGGCTTCATCCTTGTCACCCGAGGAACTTGAGCGGTTGGGAGACGACCTGCCATGGAACCGGATCGCCTCCAGGGAGGAGCGGGGGGTGATATGGGAGTCTATCACCCTGGGCAACCCATCTCTTCTGGACCCGAGCACTAATGCTCTCGTCTTCGAAATAGAAGCGCCCTTGAATACCCCTGTAGAGCTTCGGATCAATGGTAAAACACTTTCCACCTCTGTGCGGAAGCTGTTGGAGGGTTCTGTCGTTTCCCCGATGAGGGGCTGGCTTTCGGAATCGGTTTGCATTCATAGGGCTGTCTTACAAGAGGAGTACTGCTTTCATTGGGTTTTTCAAGATATTCCGGAGGCCGTAACGGATTACTACTACATCCGGGTTGCCCAAAAGAATGGCAACTGGGCTTGGAGTTCCCCGATTTGGGTTTCAAGATAGAGGGATAAATAGCATGGTACAGGCAGATTTGCCATTTTCTTGATCAATAATAGATCCCATGCTCCTCCAAAAGAGACATGGCCAGCAAATAATTGTCGTAACTGACAGATGGGGGGACGGAGTTGTCTGAGTGATAGATATAACCCCCGCCTTCTTTCCCTGCGGTGATTTTTGATAACATCTCAGTTCTAACGTCTTCCTTGGTTCCGCCCAAGGCTCTGACGTCTATGTTACCAAACAGCACTAACCTACCGTTGTAAATCTTCTTAAGTTCGCGCAGATCCATTCCGGCCTTGGCTTCCAAAGGATGGAGGCCTCGAAAGCCGGCTTTAATGTAAAGTGGTATGAGAGAACGGCAGTCTCCATCTGTATGCAAGATCACCGGAATGCCCAGATCGCGACATGCATTACAGATCATCCGATCAAAGGGTAAAAGCAATTCTTCATAAAACTGTGGCGAAAAGAGCGGCCCGTTGCGGTAGCACATATCGCCACCCAAGACCAAGGCATCCACTGGATAACCTGAGGAAAACAGATCCTGAACCATTGCAATGGTGAGATCGGCCGAGGTCTGAAACATATCTCGCACGAGGCCCGGATCATTTACCATATCCATCAGAGTATTCTCAACACCATGGAAATGCCACGTATGAACATAGGGTTCATTGGTGCGGGCATAGATAAAGAGCCCATGTTTTCGCCAGCGATGATAAGTCTCGGGATCCACCTTGAGTCGATTGCGTGAATATGCAAGGCGAGATTTATATTCATTCCAGTCTTCCCTTGTTTTCACAAGCACGTCGATCATCTGCGGTGGGCCAGATGCCTCCTTGAAGTGCTTGACGGTCATTCCATCTGCATTTCTTTTTACAATATAGTTATCGGTTTCGTCGAGAAGCTCTTCGGGCAACTGTAAGGTATTATCTAATCCTATCTGGCGCATATCGTGACCAAAATAATCGGACAACCACGAGTTTATCGGGGACTCCTCGTCGAAGTAAGCAGGCAGGTCGACCCCTAATGCCCCCAGATTTCGGGGTAGTCCTTCCTCAGTCCAGCGCTGAATCGTTTCCGGCCAGTAAAGGTCCTGTTTTGGTATACGGTCAGGGATCTCGAAATTCAGCACGGCGGCGACGCGATCTTTTGAAGTCCAAGCCACACACATCACCCTTTCAACCCGCTAAAGGTCAAACCCTTTATAAATTGCTTTTGCAGGAACAAAAACAACGTAACAATCGGGGCTGTGGAAACGACCATTCCTGCCATCAATAAATTATACTGTGTCCCGTACATATCCTGGAACGCAGAGAGCCCCACTGGCAAGGTAAATAGCTCTTTCGAACTCGTGGAAATCATCGGCCACAAAAATGCGTTCCAGGTCCAAACGAAGATAAAGATGGCGAGAGCGGCCATGGGCGGTTTGATTATCGGTAGGATCATTTTCCAGTAGATGGTCCATTCACTCGCGCCGTCGATCCTGGCACTATCCATAAGGTCCTGGGGGACATCCATGATCATCTGACGCATCAGAAATACACCCATCGGATTTATAATATTTGGTAGGATTAGGGCTCCGTAGGTATTCACTAACCCTAGGACTTTGACTACCAGAAAAAGCGGAAGAAAAATCATCTGTACGGGTATCATCATGGTGCCCAACACCAAGACAAAGATGATATCTTTGCCCGGATAATTGTATTTGGCCAAACTGAGCCCAGCTAGCGTGCAGAAGAACAGGTTACCGACCATGACTGTTGTCGAAACCAATATACTGTTGAAGAAGTACCGGGCTAAAGGGATAACAGTAAAGACATCTACGAAATTCATCCAGCGAATATTTTCAGGTATCCATCGGATCGGGTAAGTGAAGACCTCCTCCGGCGGCTTTAAGGATGTGGATACCATCCACACCAAGGGGAGTAGCATAATAAGCGCACCGGTCGTGATCACCAAATATAACAGGAAGCGTCTCATAAGTCTAGTAGTTAAAGCCATTTATGATGCCTCCAACTAATTCTCATCGCGAGTAGTAAGTTTCGGTTTTGAAGAATTTTAAATAAAGCAAACTAAGGCACATGATAACGATGAGAAGAATAATCGCGAGAGCCGACGCATAGCCCATATCCTGTAAATAGAATGCCGTCCGATAAATGTAATAAACGGCCACCAGTGTCGAGTTGGCTGGCCCTCCTCTAGTCATCACATAGACCTGGGCGAATACCTGTAATGTTTCGATAGTCGACATCACGATCGCAAACAGCAAAGTTGGTCGCAATAGCGGCAAAGTAATATTCCAGAAGGTTTTCACTGGAGACGCGCCATCGATAACGGCTGCTTCA contains:
- a CDS encoding carbohydrate ABC transporter permease; this encodes MFTIFPFFWIVITSFKLTKDIMTNEIFSKPTLKNYLVIFAPRSPFPRYLLNSFVTAVVSTLLSIFTGVLASYSLSRFRYAIRVDTYILAFLLFTRMIFPVALAIPFYALMQMLGLYDTVLALILVNTAVNVPFAIWMLKAFFDEFPENIEDAAKVDGCSTLGVLVKIALPLIKPGIAAAAIFVFMLSWNDYLFAATLTTSPRAMTLPIGLANFIQENIVQWGPMSAGAALFTVPIFLFASLVQEHLIKGFSLGSFKG
- a CDS encoding carbohydrate ABC transporter permease, with amino-acid sequence MRRFLLYLVITTGALIMLLPLVWMVSTSLKPPEEVFTYPIRWIPENIRWMNFVDVFTVIPLARYFFNSILVSTTVMVGNLFFCTLAGLSLAKYNYPGKDIIFVLVLGTMMIPVQMIFLPLFLVVKVLGLVNTYGALILPNIINPMGVFLMRQMIMDVPQDLMDSARIDGASEWTIYWKMILPIIKPPMAALAIFIFVWTWNAFLWPMISTSSKELFTLPVGLSAFQDMYGTQYNLLMAGMVVSTAPIVTLFLFLQKQFIKGLTFSGLKG
- a CDS encoding extracellular solute-binding protein gives rise to the protein MIINKTTRRLFLVLLLLEFGIALLVSTFVFAKSEEPINVAIHESPWLPAYKQLVAAYEAETGGKIKLLTFTHSTLYDKEIAAVTQKSDIFDIMHLDDSWIPFMMGGHYVTPLKEIDASFELDREVIEYKYSTRFSHEKNYTTADGILYGIPVTGNMQLFFYLGEKFKEAGLTTPPGTWDDVINAAKKLYKPPSMYGYATITVARIQAVYFWMPVLRAFGGDIFANPPSDWTVTINSDGARESLEFIINMKKYSPPGIGNTGQQDALTYMANGQLAQSINVTATYPFVDKPDFAAQPYKVDFAPIPRGKSGKSSTTLGNWLAVIPVTSKHKKEALEFLKWITSKKAQIMYGEAGGVPVRWDAIAELASRPERKYRFFRALLQTIPYVQERPRIPEWPKVEDAIGINFQDAVIEKIGVKDALRNMATKIYSIMKDAGYPTKIAEK
- a CDS encoding carbohydrate ABC transporter permease, yielding MNIGRRVTVYRSSNTWLTRKKNILDGLIVITTFTLLAIMLFPFLWIFVTSLKPERELFSASLALNVKSITLVNYMGLWEAGFARFFMNSLFVCTVAVIISTFLAVLAAYAFSRMHFRGKQSLLTTIAASQMFPWVVLITPIYVLFWKLRFINTYRGLILSYIAITLPYSIYLLLGYFNAISKELDDAASIDGCSTLGTIFRVILPVSTPGLVATATYSFVQAWNEFLFALTFMTRTELKTLPVGLASFFGEYTTEWGKAMAASAITTIPTVLFFLLIQRHLISGLTAGSLKS
- a CDS encoding GntR family transcriptional regulator, translating into MDMSTENFIPKYQRLKNYIKGLISNGEIKPGEKIPSQRELVEMFQIGRLTVRQAIRDLIYEGYLSSEQGAGTFVTTRKPAQGGRASKRVALLFPEDSGQYPNPHFTTIISGASAVAKKEELATFFLSLKEGESLEDSGLLRTLDSQRVNGVITIGVIDTGVTDILLEKNIPFVATLNRPQRRGAYYVGTDNIYGIHLAVSHLYKLGHRRIGMIAAGREPKWSYLAERLAGYRKVMRELNLEIPEEYVIDTWEERELLKYFSCADRPTAVVGGTDLAALQALRVLNQLGIINEVAVIGYGGIELGAYAHPPLTTIEEQFRKVGSIAMQQLVALMNGQTLVKSTVLIKPKLLIRESCGSPLK
- a CDS encoding DUF3604 domain-containing protein is translated as MPTDRKEYSQIIDYHSKGFAKLRSDWPRIVEEVNRHNRDGEFITFSSYEWHSLEYGDHNLYFPGEDAPLLEASDINGLHAICEEFNAFVIPHHIGYPKGLRGVNWDVFSETHSPFVEIFSMHGCAESDSGPYPYLHDMGPRTTQSTAVGGLNAGHKFGFIGSTDNHAGYPGHYGGGRAAVYADELTRESLWEAFQKRRVYAVTGDRILVKLWVNDGFMGEVFADSTSPREIEVDILASDRIDYVEVVKNGKRLQRGADVEARRLSPDASGVVRAKLRIEWGWGDKHRPIQWRGDFQLADGRIIDVEPCFRGASSLSPEELERLGDDLPWNRIASREERGVIWESITLGNPSLLDPSTNALVFEIEAPLNTPVELRINGKTLSTSVRKLLEGSVVSPMRGWLSESVCIHRAVLQEEYCFHWVFQDIPEAVTDYYYIRVAQKNGNWAWSSPIWVSR
- a CDS encoding DUF3604 domain-containing protein, whose amino-acid sequence is MYNKYGRAEFTPSSLVVGTKATISLIYTVGKSTICPGGGIKCGFLHRENFPLLQIDDPTAGNYIFAICSRPETQALVVKNRLRNDFEYTEFTVITFGASLSEGDTITVIFKEFDVPLITHNNRVLFWVDVDGSRNYNKLGNPPILKWVADKPNNLVAYLPSEALVNDRFYLHVKVMDQFGNPATSYRGTIKFSCDQSGLNLPEPYTFTAADGGVHHFASSLYAQQPGWYRITIIDEENNLRCHSNFIRVGASNPEFNRYWGVIHGQTLMSDGLATPDLYYHWGRDVEKLDVCSATDHDTHATHREIGGGGEYITTPFWQKPDDPWAILRYEADRFYEPGKFVTLLGYEWTSGHCFTPEGMGFGHKNIYYLNDDGPMYSHIDPESNTPAKLYNLLRYKDAIVVPHHTSRPVNPEGTGHPNPLLNRPVSGNDWRYHDPEKERLVEIYSHWGNSELHGGPRPVIDSQPGGYVQEALVRGYKLGFIAGSDTHKSRPGGYVASDMRYPQGGLTCFLARNLTREGIFDSMYARRCYATTIARIYLDVRVNNLLMGEETRIQESDCKERCVQVTVAGTDDIDKIEIIRNNRNVYMYQGDGPLAEFTWTDTDDLKGILFQSLVDDTQLVFYYVRVTQRDGEMAWSSPVWFQIK
- a CDS encoding sugar ABC transporter permease, producing the protein MAPTFTEKQLKYIMLIPLTLLLISMILYPLIQLVLVSIDSGNIVKHLGRLAKDAEFWGSVKTTLIFVVFSVALEFLLGFVMALLVSDLESTSIRAILLLPMLVAPAAAGLIWRIMFQPMFGIINLILQALHLPPQGWLADPKLALPSVILVDVWQWTAFVYLILLAGLKSIPKDPYEAARIDGASSWQMLRHVTLPLLKPTIYVALLFRSMDAFKALDKFITLTDGGPGQATEVLALHIYKVSFRFLEMGYGALLAIVAVIFVIIFNESFTRAFNLRATR